From Bombus huntii isolate Logan2020A chromosome 4, iyBomHunt1.1, whole genome shotgun sequence, one genomic window encodes:
- the LOC126864506 gene encoding uncharacterized protein LOC126864506, which produces MIRVTRKSEACNSHEIDTSRTIFQSTLGPREIPNLESIIRNFEKGYLSPSKKEKATDEYKQRNFVKKIVEAFEVKYNIYNDSKTAQEISESLEANKSKAAPMLESLKRKSRILRNPFKSASSRSNPNSGDVDECDGGALSSEQRISRTSRDNNRLQRRLRMLEDSKRLSESEMILSAFGRKSSGLEICSTFLHSSSDSSSPPNCFTRAELMRKIELSDSMKTSSPDKTKTTNRADIYVTSPEETVSTPNDSLPTTSTLIDESLQSEHNSTLSETSHVDTSPRVVGAFLKKPINVEDTFIDWIPVIGKRLPRKRSLKKLLCSFNRSRLIKRFSSERNLTEEPRELEDSDEERSCSSMSLTSLVSVADVLRHQENIYFQFSGRSDLKTFKSKSTSNEELSEQQSNTFVRYHRSQKGKQLLLTEVPREDVNLDLGPSYPPPSQTTPLLSPLVGEQLVPKLPNHPRVSKISKNLFVTSIKIDNLAKFNSCQVYRNDNASSSVTIKNDLYEVECRRSCSDHPSSNVYGSSSSVTSHYDVPRRFLSKSENKILWMWKSKSKLNMKEEPIYDIPKLRSIERPRSSIYDDLESHHAVTRPIDTRIYMNTQVQLSSSNNLISGI; this is translated from the exons ATGATAAGAGTTACACGTAAAAGCGAAGCGTGTAACAGCCACGAGATTGATACTTCACGGACAATTTTTCAATCGACGCTTGGACCTCGAGAAATACCGAATTTGGAGAGCATTATTCGCAATTTCGAGAAGGGTTATCTCTCGCCTTCGAAAAAGGAGAAAGCAACCGACGAATACAAGCAGAGGAACTTCGTCAAGAAGATCGTCGAAGCTTTCGAAGtgaaatacaatatttataacgatTCGAAGACCGCGCAGGAGATTTCAGAAAGTCTGGAAGCAAATAAGTCGAAAGCTGCACCTATGCTGGAATCTTTGAAAAGAAAATCGAGGATACTCCGCAATCCTTTCAAAAGCGCTTCCTCGCGTTCGAATCCAAATAGCGGGGACGTTGACGAATGTGACGGAGGTGCCTTGTCATCCGAGCAGAGAATTTCTCGTACGTCGCGGGACAATAACAGACTTCAGAGAAGACTAAGAATGTTAGAAGATTCGAAGCGCTTAAGCGAATCAGAGATGATCTTGTCTGCATTCGGTCGCAAATCTTCTGGTCTGGAGATCTGCTCGACTTTCTTGCATTCCAGTTCCGATTCCTCGAGCCCCCCTAATTGCTTCACAAGAGCAGAGCTGATGCGAAAGATCGAGCTTTCCGACTCGATGAAAACGTCCTCTCCCGACAAGACGAAGACGACGAATAGAGCCGATATCTACGTAACTTCGCCGGAAGAAACTGTTTCTACACCCAACGACTCTCTTCCAACAACGAGTACCTTGATCGACGAGTCCCTGCAAAGCGAGCATAATTCGACGTTGTCAGAAACTTCACATGTCGATACATCTCCAAGGGTAGTCGGGGCATTTCTGAAGAAACCGATCAACGTCGAGGACACTTTCATCGATTGGATACCTGTCATCGGAAAGAGGCTGCCGCGGAAGAGATCGCTGAAGAAGCTGCTCTGTTCGTTCAACAGAAGCAGGCTCATCAAAAGGTTCTCGTCGGAAAGAAACCTGACCGAGGAACCGCGAGAACTCGAAGATTCTGACGAAGAGAGATCTTGTTCCTCTATGTCTCTAACTTCTCTGGTTTCCGTCGCTGACGTGCTACGTCACCAAGAAAACATTTATTTCCAATTTAGCGGAAGAAGCGACCTGAAAACTTTCAAATCGAAGAGCACATCGAACGAAGAACTGAGCGAA CAACAAAGTAACACGTTCGTTCGATATCACAGAAGCCAAAAGGGAAAACAGCTGCTTTTAACGGAGGTGCCACGCGAGGACGTGAATCTGGATCTTGGCCCGTCCTATCCTCCTCCTTCTCAGACGACTCCGCTTCTATCGCCTTTAGTTGGCGAACAACTTGTACCCAAGCTACCGAACCATCCACGCGTATCGAAGATCTCGAAAAATCTGTTCGTTACCTCGATTAAGATAGACAACTTGGCGAAATTTAACAGCTGTCAGGTGTATCGCAACGATAATGCCTCGTCATCGGTGACCATTAAGAACGACCTGTACGAGGTGGAGTGTCGAAGAAGCTGCAGCGACCATCCCTCGTCGAATGTCTATGGCAGCTCATCGTCCGTGACCAGCCACTACGACGTCCCCAGAAGATTCTTATCCAAGTCCGAGAACAAAATACTATGGATGTGGAAGTCGAAGTCGAAGCTAAACATGAAAGAGGAGCCGATTTACGACATTCCCAAGTTACGAAGTATCGAGAGACCTAGATCCAGCATTTACGACGACTTGGAATCTCACCATGCCGTCACAAGGCCTATCGATACTAGAATCTACATGAACACCCAGGTGCAATTGTCATCGTCGAACAATCTGATCTCCggcatttaa